The window ATTGTGCCTTAATCATTGATTCTCGAAATATTCTGGAAAAGTCTTTCCCACAGATGTATAATCGAGACGCGTATATTCCTTATCGAGAGGGGGAATTATGGAATATAAAATGCGTGGAAAAACGTTTGATGATTTTAATGTAGGAGATGAAATCCTGACCGCGGTGAGAACAGTTACAGAAGCAGATGTAGTTAATTTTGCAGGTCTCTCCGGTGACTACCACCCAGAACATATGAATGAAGAATTTGCCAAGGATAATCCATTTGGTGAAAGGATTGCCCATGGTGTCCTGATACTCGCTATGGCTACAGGTTTGGTCAATCAGACAGGGGCATTCGAAGGAACAACAATTTCAGTTCTGGAAATGAGGATACGTTATACTCAGGCGGTAAGGTTCGGGGACACAATCAGGGTAATACTAAAAATTGTTGATAAAAGAGAGACAAAAAAGACAGACAGGGGAATTATAACATCCGAAGTTATTGTCTTGAATCAAAAGGATGAACCTGTTCTCAGGGGTGAATGGGTTGTAATGATGTACAGAAAAGATCGAAGAACCAACTTGTCATAACTTTTAGTTTCAAATATCAGGTAATCTCACGCTGCCCACCCAGAAAATTCTTGACTA is drawn from Pseudomonadota bacterium and contains these coding sequences:
- a CDS encoding MaoC/PaaZ C-terminal domain-containing protein, with translation MEYKMRGKTFDDFNVGDEILTAVRTVTEADVVNFAGLSGDYHPEHMNEEFAKDNPFGERIAHGVLILAMATGLVNQTGAFEGTTISVLEMRIRYTQAVRFGDTIRVILKIVDKRETKKTDRGIITSEVIVLNQKDEPVLRGEWVVMMYRKDRRTNLS